AATAAGAAGATCTATCCCGGCTATGTCCTGGTACAGATGCGCCTTACCGATGATTCCTGGTATGTGGTGCGCAATACCCCTGGCGTAACCAGCTTCGTTGGGCATGGCAATAAGCCTACTCCCCTTGATGATGAAGAGGTCAAGGCTATTTTGCGCCAGATGGAAGGCGAAACACCGAAGGTGCGTGTGAGCTACCAGAAGGGCCAGGCTGTCAAGATTATCGATGGCCCCTTCACCGACTTCGAGGGCATTGTCGATGCCATTGATCACGAGCGGGGTCGAGTGCGTGTTCTGGTCTCTTTCTTTGGCCGCGAAGCGCCGGTTGAGCTTGATTTCTTGCAAGTAACACGATTGGTAGAATAGGATATCCGTCACCTCGCTGGTTGTGCGAGGGAGGGAAAGTCGTTTATGCGCTTTCCCGTTATGCAAGGAGTTGTGTCGTGGCTAAGAAACTCGTCGCAGTCGTTAAACTGCAATTGCCGGCTGGCAAAGCTACACCAGCGCCACCCGTTGGTCCGGCGCTCGGTCAGTACGGCATTAACATCATGGCCTTCGTGAAGGAGTATAACGAGAAATCGGCATCTCAGGCCGGTAGTATTGTGCCGGTTGAGATTTCGGTTTACAGTGATCGCTCCTTCGTTGCCCGTCTGCTGACCCCACCTGCGGCCGATTTGCTGCGGAAGGCAGCCGGTATTCAGAAGGGTGCCAGTACGCCGAAACGCACGACTGTTGGTACAATTACTCGTGCCCAGTTGCGCCAGATTGCTCAGCAAAAGCTGCCTGATATGAATGCCAATGACATTGAGGCTGCTGAGCGGATTATTGCCGGTACGGCACGCAGTATGGGTATCAAGATCGTTGAATAGTGATTGTTAGTTGGTGGGAGGATTCGTCGATCCGCCATCACCACCTGGAGTAGTTGCTATGCCAAAGCACGGAAAAAAGTATCTCGCCGCTCTGGCGAAGGTTGACCGGACTCGCCTCTATTCACCGACCGAAGCGCTGGCGTTGGTGAAAGAGACCTCGTACACAAAGTTTGACGGTACAGTCGAGGCGCACTTGCGGCTGGGTATCGATCCGCGTCACGCCGATCAGAATATTCGCACGACTGTTGCCCTGCCCCACGGCACCGGCAAGACGGTTCGTGTGCTGGTCTTCGCCCAGGGTGAAGCGGTGCAAGCTGCGCTCGATGCTGGTGCTGATTACGCCGGTAGCGATGACCTGATTGCCCGTATCGACCGCGAGAACTTCTTCGATTTCGATGTAGCCATTGCAACGCCCGATATGATGGGTAAGGTCGGTCGGATTGGTCGCAAACTCGGTCCGCGTGGCTTGATGCCCAACCCGAAGAGCGGTACTATCGTTCCGGCCGCCGATCTGGCACGCACGATTCGTGAAGTGAAGGGCGGTCGCGTTGAGATCCGCAACGATAAGACCGGTATCCTGCACGTGGCTATCGGCAAAGTGAGCTTCACCCCACAGCAGTTGAGCGAGAATTTCGTTGCGCTGATGGACGCGGTGAAAGCAGCCAAGCCGAGTGGTGCAAAGGGTACATATATCCGTAGTGTAACCCTGACCAGTACGATGGGTCCGGGCGTGCCGGTTGATCCGGTGGCTGCCCAGAATCTGAAAGCCTGATAGATTTGCATCGTTAGCTGCCTGAGACAGTCGGTGAGCATTGCTCCTAATGGCCTGTGGGCCGCCGACCGAGGTGGCGTCTGAGATGAGATAGTCGTGAGTTGCTGACTCACTCTGTCGATAGTGCGCAGCTATGGCTGCGCTGTGCTCGGTCGCCTGTCTCAGAGACGGGCGACCGTTTTTGATCTGCTTTGAGAGGAGGTGAAATGGATGCCAACGCCGCGTAAAATTGAAACGGTCAGCACGCTGACCGAAAAGCTAAACCGCGCTCAGTTGGTTGTCGTGGCCGACTATCGCGGTGACGGCAAGGGTATGAGCGTGGCCGATATGACCGAGTTGCGCCGCAAGTTGCGCGAGCATGGCGGTGAGGTTGTGGTGGCGAAGAATACGCTCCTCAAGATTGCTGCTCACAATACCGGCCACGAGGCACTCGATCCGTTGCTGGCCGGCCCAACCGCTGTGACTCTCGGCTACGATGATGTCTCGAAAGTGGCAAAAGCCCTGCTCGATTACCTCAAGTCGGGGAATAAGAGCTTCACCGTTCGCGGGGCTTTGCTGGGTAACACCTTGCTGCCGGCAGATGCACTTGAGCAGGTGACCAAGCTCCCGTCACGCGAGCAGGCACTCGCCCAGGTCGTGGGTGGTATCGCTGCTCCGGTCTCTGGGGTTGTCGGTGTGCTTAACGCCGCGATTTCCAACGTGCTCTACGTTTTGCAGGCACGGATTGATCAGCTTCAGCCGCAGGGAGAAACGGCGTAATCGTCGCCTGCGGATTGTATATGTGATGTCTGAATAGTTATCTCTATCACGATAAGGAGTGTACCTACCATGTCGAAGATCGATTCAATCATCGAGATGATTGAGGGCCTGAATGTCCTCGAGCTGGTTGAGCTGAAGAAGAAGATGGAAGAGAAGTGGGGCGTTACCGCTGCTGCCCCCGTGATGGCGATGGGTGCGGCGATGCCGGTCGCTGCGGCCGGTGATGGTGCTGCCGCTGCTGCTCCGGTTGAGGAGAAGACTGAGTTTGATGTCATCCTCAAGGAGGCCGGTCCGAACAAGATTCAGGTCATTAAGGTCGTGCGCGAGCTGACCAGCCTCGGTCTGAAGGAGGCGAAGGACCTGGTTGAGGGTGCTCCCAAGCCGGTTCGCGAGGGTGTGAGCAAGGAAGAGGCTGAGGCAGCCAAGGCGAAGCTGACCGAGGCCGGTGCAGTGGTCGAGATCAAGTAATTCTGCTCGACTCTTCCATGCGCAAGCTGCACAAGGTGTCATAGGCATTTCGATACCGGTAGGGGTGGGTTGCCAACCCGCCCCACCATCTTGCGCACAAAATGGGGTGTGGTGAGGTTGTTACCTTGCCACACCCCTTTGCTATTGATTGGAATGCTGAACGTTTGATACTTCCCAGGAGTTACGCAGTTGAGAGCTGGGTAGAGCGTGGATGGGCCAGGTAGGCTCGTATCGCTTCACGGACAATGGCGGCTTTAGCCGCACACCACAACGTGCCTGTCCGCAGGCGGTGCCATGCCAGGCGGCGGAAGGCCCACAGCGCCAGACCGATAGGATTCCGCTGGGCACGGGCAGCGCGGTGCTGGGCACGTTCACTGCCACAGTCCTGCGTGCTACCGCGATGGTATGCTTCGATGCGCCACCGGTACCGGGCAAACTCCGCCCACTGGTCGGCACGCACCGCCAGGTCGCTCGTGGCCCAGTCGTCACGGCCACCGGCTGGGGTGGCCAGCGCGACCACCGTGCTGACGCCATCGCCCGTCAGCTGCACGACCGCGCCTTCAGCTGGAATCGGGACGTCCCGGATCGGTCGCTTGCCCGACCCAGCGGGATCACCCAGGCGAGTGGCGTTCAGGTGCGTCAGCCACGGCCAGGGCCGTGAGCGCACCAGGTTCAGGTGCTCCAGGCTGGCATACCAGCTAGCGACGGCGAGGAGGCGGGGGTGAAACCCGCGTGCTGCTGCTGCCTGCACCATCGCCCGGACGTGGTCGGTCGTGGTCACCCCGTCGTGGGCGTTGTCGTCGCTACGGACGTCGC
This genomic window from Chloroflexus aurantiacus J-10-fl contains:
- a CDS encoding transposase; translated protein: MLWTDGNAHLPCDVRSDDNAHDGVTTTDHVRAMVQAAAARGFHPRLLAVASWYASLEHLNLVRSRPWPWLTHLNATRLGDPAGSGKRPIRDVPIPAEGAVVQLTGDGVSTVVALATPAGGRDDWATSDLAVRADQWAEFARYRWRIEAYHRGSTQDCGSERAQHRAARAQRNPIGLALWAFRRLAWHRLRTGTLWCAAKAAIVREAIRAYLAHPRSTQLSTA
- the rplK gene encoding 50S ribosomal protein L11, coding for MAKKLVAVVKLQLPAGKATPAPPVGPALGQYGINIMAFVKEYNEKSASQAGSIVPVEISVYSDRSFVARLLTPPAADLLRKAAGIQKGASTPKRTTVGTITRAQLRQIAQQKLPDMNANDIEAAERIIAGTARSMGIKIVE
- the nusG gene encoding transcription termination/antitermination protein NusG, translating into MSEEKEKEKEADDRRWYVIHTYSGYENKVKKNLEHRIASMEMQDQIFRVIVPTEEEIEIKNGQRRTVNKKIYPGYVLVQMRLTDDSWYVVRNTPGVTSFVGHGNKPTPLDDEEVKAILRQMEGETPKVRVSYQKGQAVKIIDGPFTDFEGIVDAIDHERGRVRVLVSFFGREAPVELDFLQVTRLVE
- the rplJ gene encoding 50S ribosomal protein L10, producing the protein MPTPRKIETVSTLTEKLNRAQLVVVADYRGDGKGMSVADMTELRRKLREHGGEVVVAKNTLLKIAAHNTGHEALDPLLAGPTAVTLGYDDVSKVAKALLDYLKSGNKSFTVRGALLGNTLLPADALEQVTKLPSREQALAQVVGGIAAPVSGVVGVLNAAISNVLYVLQARIDQLQPQGETA
- the rplA gene encoding 50S ribosomal protein L1, yielding MPKHGKKYLAALAKVDRTRLYSPTEALALVKETSYTKFDGTVEAHLRLGIDPRHADQNIRTTVALPHGTGKTVRVLVFAQGEAVQAALDAGADYAGSDDLIARIDRENFFDFDVAIATPDMMGKVGRIGRKLGPRGLMPNPKSGTIVPAADLARTIREVKGGRVEIRNDKTGILHVAIGKVSFTPQQLSENFVALMDAVKAAKPSGAKGTYIRSVTLTSTMGPGVPVDPVAAQNLKA
- the rplL gene encoding 50S ribosomal protein L7/L12 — protein: MSKIDSIIEMIEGLNVLELVELKKKMEEKWGVTAAAPVMAMGAAMPVAAAGDGAAAAAPVEEKTEFDVILKEAGPNKIQVIKVVRELTSLGLKEAKDLVEGAPKPVREGVSKEEAEAAKAKLTEAGAVVEIK